From Bubalus bubalis isolate 160015118507 breed Murrah chromosome 17, NDDB_SH_1, whole genome shotgun sequence:
ctgggagcttggactcttagccactgaccaccagggaagtccccccgaTATCAGTAACTTAATGTTACTTTCTGGCTTTCAGTGGCTGTATTGTGCTTATGTGCGAGACTATCCTTGTTCATCATTCTTTGTAATGGCCTCCcgatttttttctgtgtctgcaactatttttaaaaaacaccattACATAAAAATCAACTGCTACAAAGTCTTCTATAGTACATCACATATACCCCTTTCTTCCATCAGCTCTGACATCCTCACTTCAGAGACCCAGTTCCCATCCTCCAGCACTGTTACAGTAACTTCTTAACAAGGCTCCTTACGCTCCAATCCACCCTACAACCACTGCCTAATTAAGGTTTTTCCCAAGTGCACTTCAGCTCAGGCCGTTCCCTGTGCCAACATTTCAGTAACTCCTCATTACCTGCCAAATTAAGTACAAACTTCTTCATGTGACTTTCAAGTTCCACGGGCTTCTAGTTCCAACTGAGCTCTTCTGGGCCGTCTTTCCCCCAGTCCCCCATATCACAGCCAGCCATACAGCTGGGCCACACTCAGGGCTTTCTGCCCATCCGGGCTCTGCTCATACAACTCCCTTCACCAGGAAGTGTCCCCCTGCTCAATACCgtgcaaatttctcaagactaACGATAAATACTAACTCTCATCCTCCCATGTCCCCATTTTCCAAATCTTGCCCAGATCCTTTCCTGTTAGAACACTCAAAGTTGGTTTTGTCCATTACAAAccttatttcattctattttaggttatgatttttgtatatttattaacaatttttaagATATTAAGGTGGATGatgtatagaactgtcttatggactctgtgagagagggagagggtgggaagatttgggagaatggcattgaaacatgtaaaatatcatgtatgaaacgagttgccagtccaggttcgatgcacgatactggatgcttggggctggtgcactgggacgacccagagggatggaatggggagggaggagggaggagggttcaggatggggaacacatgtatacctgtggcggattcattttgatatttggcaaaactaatacaattatgtaaagtttaaaaataaaataaaattacaacaaaacaaaacaaaacaaaacaaaaaagatattaaggTGGAAATACATGTCAATCAAAGTACCCATCACTGATAAACTAAGTCATGGTCACAGCTGTGAATTCAAAGGACCAGTCATCAGCTCACATCAGTCTCCCTTGGGTGTTAACTTTGTAAGTATCCAAATTACTTTTTGTttatcctcttttccttccttggaCTAGAGTGTTCTATTTCttgcataaataaaaatttctcccTATTTTCTACATAGAAATTTTGGCGTTGGCCATACCACTGACAATCGTAAATCCAGAGGTTTCCAGAGTATTAATTAGGTAACATGttcatacatatatttacattttaacttcATCATTGCCTTATTAtataaaaaacaacataaaactcttaaaactgaaaacaaagccAATATTTGACaagtttaaaactcaaaattttaaaatttaagattaagACACTATCCATTTAAACACACTTATATTTCCTGGATACTAATAAATTTTGGAATGCAGTCCACAAAGATATACAATTTAATGATTATATTTAAATGGATTCAAgaaatcaacatttttttctctcaatctgaatttagtaaatgaaagaaaataaattacttagCAGCAGAGATGAAATTTTATCAGTTGTATGAAAGTACAGCAACAGTTGAAAGTCTGGGAAAGCAAGcattattttggagaaaaaaattaacgATATCAGGGGAAGTGAAGTAATACGCCTAAATTACTGGTGATCAATAGAACATCTGCTCTTACTCTAAACATTACAAGGATAGGAAAGATCAGGCACACCCAGAATTTCAATATTGCGAAAGGAATCAAATCCATAAATGATACATATCTAGGTCCTAGATTCAGCATGTCGCTGCTATGTATGAGGACTGCTTTAAGTTGAATAATTTGAGTTTATTTAACTGAAACCAGGGCTTTTATCTTCACTTTACATAGGAAGTAAACAGTTTTAAATAGAATAACACTTTAGATGATAAAAGGTGAACGCACTGACATATAAATCTGGGATACTTGTGAAAAGCAAAATGTAAGGAAGGAGACTGCATAGTGATTTGCTTATTAGAGAGGAATAAGGGGGTTTTCCCCCATAAAATTACCACTACTTCTACCGGAAATaccataaatgaatgaaagtgaatgaATCATCAGAAGAAGCGAGTCTCCTTTTAAACCATTTCTAAAAATACTATTTAGAACACTAACCTGGAGAAATTCTAAGCACACTAGcaatttcaaaatcaaaacattatgagacaaataagaaaaagaaagtgtccATGCCTTCATTTCCAAATGACCTAAGTTATCCTGTAATggatttattatagaaataagCACCAATAATCAATCTCTCCCTTCCAAAACCCACCATTTTTCAAACTTTGCATTGCGTGAAGATACTTCTATCTCAATGGTTTATTTACAGAAGTTTACTGACAGACATGGTAAACTGTAACAAACTCCTTGGATTCTGAAGCTTTTAGCTTATTACGGAAGATGGGTATTGAAAAACTTCAGGGATCactgggaaaaagagaaaaccaacCGGAGGTTATCACGAAATTGTTTCCTTCTATCATGGAAAAAAAAGTGTAGTTTATATTAAGATAAATTCCTGATTACGTGTCTTGAAACCTACGAGAATGTGCCCTTTGAAACAGTGAACTTTATATTCGAACGTTTAAGTCAATGTTAGCACTGTGTTATGATGCTATCAAAGTGACTATGACCATTGCCATAAACACCCAGTGTTATGTCAACAGACTAACCCTGTTTCCAAAAGGAATATTGCAAATTTAAAAGAACAGGAAACTCATCATATAAGTGTCAAGTTTTATGAAAGGAAAAGTtctgatttgaaaataaaatggctttTCCAAGCAAAATGATAGGTCACCCTCACTCATCCTTACTTTTAAAtgataatgatatttttatattacaaCTGCCCTGGAAACTACAGAGCTGAACTGGTGATTAAGATAAACTTGAAACCAGACTAGTAAATATGTGAAgggatttttctattttcattcttaacATACACGACTCCAAGGAAACTATACAGACACTCAGTAGGGTGGCTGGCGGTCCTCAGAGGAGAGCATCTCGGTCAACTTACTTTctctcagatgaagaaacagaggctaaGAGACGCTGCCACTCACTCAAGCGCACAGCTCCGTCTGTGTCCAAGTGCGCAGAGGACCCTCCATCTATATGACCAAACCGGGTCCAGCGTCTACCACAGAGTTTTATGTCAACTTTCGTCATCATATATTGGGATGGCCAAAATGTTAGTTTGGGTTTTTCCTATAAGATGGTACAAAAACTGGAACagacttttttggccaaccctgtccttccctgtgtgGCACGCAAGACAATCCACCTGCTGGAAATTCTGAGAGCTGCCTCTGGTCACACTCTCACAGAACGTTCAAAGGCTGCAGTAGATACACTCTCTGTGGCCATCACTCACTTCAATCAGCTTGAAAAACTCAACTGGATGAGAATCACTGTCCTTGCAGGGACAAGGCACCGCTTCTTCAGCATAACATTCAATTAAGCTAAGGCAAATAACATAATATCCTCTTTCTGCATGAACCACCAAAGTTTTATAGGATAGACCAACGGTTCTCAACTTCTGAGTCTGAGGACACCTTTCCACTCTTGGAAATGTGTTGAGGTCAAGATCTTTTGTTTATGTGTATTCTATCTACTGATATTTACCTTATTACAAATTAAAACGAGTACTTCTTTTCAATCACTTAAAATAAGTCATCACACCTTAATGTAAACATGcataagtgggggaaaaaaaaaaaaaaaaaaaccttgtgttTCCCAGAACGAAAAACTTTTGAAAGTCTATTGTCTCACCTAATAGACGACGGCCAGATTCTCATTTCTACTTCTGTGGTTAATGTGTTTTGGTTCaaggatatgaagaaaatctGGCTTTACACTGATATGTTGTTGAAAAAAGGAGAAGCATTTTAATGGTCATCTCAGATCAATGGAGATATGATCCTTCAGTACAGTGGAAACAGACAGTCAGTGGTTTCTTAAAGCTTAGTTGCCACACGGAATCTGGAACTGTATCAGTGAGCTTTTCATGCACTATTTTAGAAAAACCATTGGTCTATCCTCCATTTTGCATGGCTCGTCTACCAATGCACAATTTTTGAGTTTGTGGCCCTGCTGGATAAGGTCTCAGAAACCCCAAACCATACTTTGACATTTACTAGAAAACAGAGTTCAACCTAAAGATAAAGAATGTTATGAAACTTAGAAGCAGTTACAACCTGCCTTGATCCTTTATAATCTTTCATTAATCTGACATTACCTGGAATGAGGTAACATCATCATAAATTACAAAGTAGGCAGAAAAGTTGGATTTTGGTCCAAAAATCACAAAACAAGAAGCCAATAATGAAGCTTGGATgagattaaattaaatataaaatgtagacTGAAATCCAGAAAAAAAGTCTGTATTTCCTCTGAGAATGATCAAAACAAATAGACTTGGGTAATATTCACCAGGAAAAGCTGTAAGGAATTAGTAATCTAATTAAATCAGTAATCTAAAACTTTACAATACCCCAGTTTCCCACAAAGGCAGAGGAGGCTCAAAGTCACCGATTCATAGGAATGTGTAAGGCTATAGGGGTCCCAAGACCACCAAGAGGGGCATCATGAGTTGAGTCCGGAAATAACAAAACAGTATAAATAGGATACAGAACAACCGGAAGAGAGTTAATGATTTTAGCTAGCATCTGGCTAGTGTTTCTACCAGAAATATCATTACCCAAAGCAATGGTCTTCAAAACTAAAAGAGCATAAATAGAGACGTAGAGTGCCTAGCTATAAAAAGGTAGAAATTAATCACAGGAATTTATCAACAACTATTTCCTTACACTTtgtacatttctttaaaagactGTATGGAATTTCATTTAATGTACAAAAGAGAAcactaaaagaaatagaaactaaagGTTATGAACAATCCCATTAAATGCTAAGAGTAATTGCTGAAATGTATATAATACTCTATGATGCATGTTGTATTCCAGATGATAGTCAAAGGGCTTCTCATAATTTAACTCATTGTCTTGACTACTGAattccctttttacagatgagaagactgaaggccagagaggtgaagagatgtgcatagggtcacaaagcagttaaggggcagagctggggatTTCAACCAGGGTAGCCACGCTCTTAACTACCAGGCCAAACTCCCTCCAACTAACCCACTACAAACATCACTTAATGCAAACCATCCTTCTCAGAAAGGAAAGCAAAGCACCTGCTGAGCTTGGTTCTGACGAAAGCTATGCCATTTCAGCATTTGTGAGAGTTTAGAATTTAGGAGAGAGCAACAGTGTGAGTCTAGGATTAACTAGTCATGCTACTGAGAACTGTAAGAGCGTGTAAGTCTCCTTTATGGAATGTGTTGCTTCCATAAAAGCAAGAGGAGTGAGGTATGAGTcaatgaagaggaaaaggaagcacaaatgaaaagtttttgcttttgcttcagtaaaaaaccaaaggagaaagaacACAGAATGCACGTCAATCTTACGTTTTGTTGATGGGAATGGACATTTTCACCACCAAacaaatttttaaggaaaatagccACATCTTCCTAGAAGCCTCTGTGAACTATATCTAGGAAATCTATTCTTTATATGTTCAATAAAGGGATCATTGACCATATCCAGGTAATAAAAACAGTACTGAAGCAAAGTCCAACATAAGTATTCACTGTATTACTTAGAACCACCCTTTACAGTCCTATCTGAAACctctcccttgttttttctaaatatatacaatatgctatctacaagaaggAAAGCCAAGAAGATATTTTACAGTAAGTAAAGTATGTCTCCTTGCAGATcttaaaagttataaatatacCAATCTGAAACTGCAGTGACATACTTCACTTCCAAAGAGTAGGAAAGCAAAACGGGCCACTTAGTAATTTTAGATGTGCTGAGTCTTTAAAAAGCTCTCCAGAGTTAAGGAAATGATTTATTTGTGCTGAAGACCACAACTTACATACGATTAACCAAtctagaaaaagatgaaaagggtGGGGAGCTTGTGGGTAACAGATTTGgggtttcatttcatttttcacaacCAATGAAGTGATTAATAAAGAAAACTCCAGGGAAAAAAGACTTATGACCACAAAGCAAACAATTTAAAGCAATGTTAGTGGACCAGTAtacagctaaagaaaaaaaaaaaaaacctagcacTAGTCTGCTAAAGCATACATAATAGCAGGCATTAGGAAACAAACTTATCTTAAATACCTACCTACCAGCAGCAATGCAAAAGGGAAAGAAGACCTATGTACAACACCTACACGTGCTCCTTCCAAATCGATGGAAACATTTGAGACTCAAAATTTTTGGTTTCTctatagtgaaagacagggaagcctggagtgctgcagtccatggggtcgcagagaatcggatACAACTCAGTGACTCAACAATACATTTCTAACACACCAACAAGCTAAAGGGTAAGCATACAATGAACATGCTGAAAAGGAAACAGGAGACTGAAATGTGTTTGAATTTATCCACAGCAAAGATAATGCTAACCTTCAGCATTTCACACAGCCATGGTTTTTCAAAACTGGAGAAAAAGGCCGACTTACCTTGATACGTTTTCTGGAATGTATTCTAGGACCGGATATCCATCACTTCTTCTCGAGGACAGGTCACTGTGTGATTTCCACGACTCCACCAAGGTATTGACGGGAGGGAAGGAACTCAGGTGTTGGAAAGATTGGTCTCGAGCTGATCGTGATAAAGATATTGTACCTTGAGCACCAATCCTATAGTGAAAGGACTGTCCACCTGAATTCACGCCAACGATGGCAGATGGAGGGATGCTGGCTTCTGGGTAGAAGCTCCCATCATCCGGTTCTTGTTTTATCCCCATGGGGAACCCGCTGCCTTCACAGTTACCATCGAAGCCTGGCACAGGTGGTCCTAAAATTCCTGATAGAGAATAATAGTCTTTATCATCCATAAAGGAAAAGTATGAGCCATCCATGAATGGAAAGGGGTTGATTGCTGGATTCCCTTTAAAAGAAGGGCCAGAACATGAATGCTTGGTTGACTCTTGTTTTATTGGTACTGAGAAGGGggaatcagaatttattttgctgTTTCCTCCTAGACACGAGCTGCTGAAAGCTCCGTCGGGCTCCGGCTTTATGTACTGGATGATGTTAAGCTGGCCAGCCACACCATGGGAGATGGCATTCTCTGTCTCCTCAGTCTTAGGAAAGGGGACCTCTTGAGCACCTTTCTCCTGGGTGTCTGGACTGGGAACCACGTCTCGGGCTGCACTGGATCCCAACGGGGTGCCTGAAGCAGTGTAGCTGAAGGCGGTGCTTCCAGGGCTACAGATAGACCCCACAGTACTAGCGGCTGGGCTGGACAGCGTGGATCTGTTGTTTGTGTTGGAAGGGCTGGAAACGGAGCACCTTGAGTTGTTGATGTTTGCAGGGCTGGATACGCAGGATCGCAGAGTGACGTTATTAGGACTGGAGACCGGAGACTTCACGCTGCAGTGACTCGGGGGGCTGGAAATCGGGGATTTCATGCTACTCAACGGACTGGAGAGAGGTGAGCCCACGTTGCTGGCATGCGCtgggctgtgtgacctggagcccCGCGTCTCCACATTGGGGGAGCATGGCAGAGGGGTGCCCTGGGCGATGGGGCTGTGCACTGGGAAACTGCCGAAGCCGGCTGAAGTGGAGGACACACAGCTGATGCTGGCGGGGCTGCAACCCGAGGATGACAGGGTCAGAGGGCTGCAAACTGCCGGGCCCTTCTCGTGCCCTAGGATGGGGCTCTTCACCACATTGCGCATGACCCCGCCATTAACAGAGCCCCCAGAGTCGGGCAGGAAGGACCTCAAGGGCCTGCTCGCACCCCCCAGCGTGGAAGGACGGTGGCCGTTCTCTTTGTAAAATTTCACAAGCTGTTCGACGTTTTGATACATCTTTGCCGGACTCCCGCTTCCCTGTGGGTTCTGCTGATCATAGGCGTAGTCGGCCTCTCTCACAGAATCCATGTACAAGCCCATGGACTCGGCCACCGTGGCCGAAAGTTCCTTTGATTCCAGCTCGGTTTTTATATCAGATGGTAAAATCCCAGACCGACTGTTGTCTTGCTGGAGGCAAGGGAGTAGTTCGTGTTTTTCTTTGCTGCTTCCTTGAGTACTGCTGTTTGGAATAGCACCGGAGACGCAGCGCAGGTCGACGATCTCCATGTAGTTACTCTCATCCGGCTGCTCCGTGGGTACGGGTCCCAGGGCAGGACGCTCTGCAGGCTGAGAAAGTTGACCCCACCGTCTTTCCATTTCTAGACCTTCAGGGAGACTGTGGTAGCCTTTGGTCTCCATAGCtaacataaaaatttatattaaaaaaatcgaATTAGAGTCGTGGATAGAACAGTTACTCTAAAAGACATTCTGAAATTgtactgactgagctataagTACATATTCTACTGATGATAAGCAATACTTCCAGTTATACTCATGTTATTACCTTTTTAGGTGCTGATACAAGAGTCCTGACTATAATTTGTCCAGAAACCGGAATATAAGCAGCAATAAAACTATTTCCCATCTAAATAAAAGCAACATCTTTGCTATAACAGAGCAAGCAATAAAACTATTTTGCATCCAAGTAACATCTTTACTATATACTACAGCCTTTGGAGTTTGGAggaaattttacatataaaacatCTTTGCTATAATACAGCCTGTAGagtttccaaagaatatttacaaatgttaacTTATTTAATATGCAAAGTAATCTTGGGGACTCCTGATGCAtccaaagaggaaactgagggttTAACCAAGTgggcaacttgcccaaggtcaaagaCACAGTAAGTGACAAAGTCAGGTTTAAAACTAAATCTAATGCCAAAGTCTTTGGAGTCTTTCCAGCATATGGAAGCTGCTTTTCATAGCTAATATGTGACTTGATTAAAAAACAATGAGGAAATGTAATTAATGTTACCATTTCCCAATGTAAAGTCATCCCGTGAATGACCACAGGCAAGATAACTTGAGgattattttcaaaacagtaaGATTTTCGTAAAATAGATTTTGGTGAAGATAATTTAATGTCAATTCTGAACAGTGAAGAGTCATATATCCTGATTAATTAAGCTAGTCCATAACTCAAAGAGGCTGAATGACAAGTTGAGAATGTCAGGACTCTAGTCTGTATTTCAGTCCTGGCAAGGACTCTGACATGCGCCTGACCTAGTGGTAGCTCTGCTGAAAAGACTCCAGCCAGCCAGTTTCATTCTCAACAGTTAATGGAGGAAGTCTGAGATGGGTCCTGACAAtttatgtgttcattcattcaacaaagattcACCAAGTGTGTGTTGCATCCTGGGCCTACAACTAGCCACTGAATCTACAGTGATAAACAAAACAGCCTCAATTCCCATCCTCAAGGAGTCCCCAGGATTGTTTTAGACATACTAGTTTATCTACTGGCTCTCTCTATAAATTTATTCTATAGATAATCATAACAGGCTGTATTTATATAATTCTTATGCATGATATGGTTCAATGACCTATTACAAGCCTTTCACAGATATTAATGTACATACCCTTATAAATTACCCTACAAGATTGGCAGAAGTACTGTCCCAAATGATATAACTGGGAAAACCGAGGCAGAAGCCACacagcagagctggaatttgatcCCAGGTGTCTACACCAAGGTCTCTCAACCATGGCCCTACTGATAATGCTTTGTTGAGATCTCTCCTGTGCATTGTAAGATGTACAGCTGTATCCCTGACccctacccactagatgccagtagcattcCTCCTGCCCCTCTGTGACAGCCCCAAATGCCTCCAGCCTTGCCAAAAGCCCctaggggtgtggggaggggggccaAAACCACCCCTGGCTTGAGAAGCACCACTCTAAAGAAACATCTCTCAAAGAAAATTAATTCActcaataaaatttcatttgtcCATTTTCATGCATAGAACTCTTAAAATCTTTATGCATTTTTCAAATCCTTTCAGGTGTATAAACAATCTCTGACCCAAATAAAGGTCCTGACCTAAAAGCTGCAGTTTCTGCAGTGCTGAACACATATTACTTCAGACCTCTCAGTCCTTTCCCCCCACTCTGCCACTCATGATCTTCACCCACCCTACCCTCTTCTCATTAAAAAGAGAGTAGGAAGACTTTTTGCTCCAGAAATTATATTAACATGGAAAAAATGATATAATGACTCTACTAAATAAATTGGCATCAGATATCACAGGGCTCTCTGGCAAAATTTAATGCCCAAATTGTCCGAAGATCATAATTACCTCTTACTTTTCTGTATTCTACACTAGGCTTTTAAGTTCCCAGGAGGAGGAAACTTTATCAGCTTTACCACTGCACCCCAAGATGACAGCATAGTacaaataaaaaaagttaaactaTTATAAAGTAATCAATACCCAGTAATTTGTGAACATTGAAATCTCCCAATTATGTAGCATGTTTTTGCTTAAAGAACATTATTCTATAAATTCCCAATCACAAAACAGTAGAAAGTAAGCCAAGTTATGAAGTTTGAGAAGGTAATCTGATAATTCCAGCAGGAAAAATTAGTGTGGATGAAAGCCAAGAACTGAATATAGAGAAATGGGACCAAAACAGCTAATACTGGCCTTTTGTACCTTACTGAAAAACCATTTAGTAATAGCCATGGGTTGAAAAATACCAGTAAATATGTGCTGCTTCTACTTCTGAAAATATTCAGCCTTCCCCATACCAAACTGGAACAGTATAGATAAGGTACAGATAGATACTTCAGTCCCAAATTCATCAAACCACAAGAAATGTGTCTATTCCTGTTTAAAACTGAACACATTCTGTGTATCATCCCCCCACACCCCAATCCTATTCCTAAACCCACATTCCCTGTCTTGGTGAATTGTACCACCATCTATTCAAATGCCCAGAAATCACCCCTGCCTTGGCACCCTTACTAAAGGTCTCCACAAGttcacccctccccactcccacaccTACAGTCTCCCAGACAACAGGACCATCTGCCTTGAGTCTGAAGGATCATCGTCATCCAGACTTCTCTCCAAAAATTCTTTCTCCAAACTGTCTTTAGGAAAGGATAATCACTCACTGCCTGTTTTGAAGCTTCACGGTGGAAATTCACATGCTAAAACTCTTGGAAGTTCTAAGGTACAGAAAcccatttcctttttaattcagAGTTCCCTAAATAATTTGGCCACTgcacctgttttcttttttctcacacAACATCTACTAATATGCTGAGGGACAATTTTCATCACTGTGCCTCAAGCCAGGAGCCGTGTCTTAGATACATAAGGCTATATGAAGATTTGAAGAGAACCTTTATGAGAGCGCTGATAGGCAAGAACCATCTTAAAGCACTCTTACAAGGAAGTACCTTATCAGCTAATATCATGCAGCTGATCACAACTTTCCAAGTCTTGTTTGGCTAGCCTTGAACTCTCTTGACAATAACACAAACCAGCCTGCATTTCACCACATTATTGACAAGGCTATCATTAGAGAATTTGCAAAGGCTTTGCTGAAATCTACATTAGCTTTAAGACATTTTGATCTGTCAACCTAATACACCTCTCAACAAAGAATATAAAGGCTGGCAACCAACAATAAAGAACGGAAGATATCTAGGGCTAGGGCTAGCACCTGCATGGCTTccactggaaatatttttaaggatcaggctttttttttaaaaatatgattattgaaatattttatgctgAATTCTCCCTattatcttttgctttcttttttttaatgtacttatttttagttgaaagataagtgctttacaatattgtgttggtttctgccatatatcaacatgaatcagccataagtatacatatatcccctcccttctgaacctacctcccacctgccaccccatcccactcctctaggttgccacaaaagccctggtttgagtttgctaagtcacacagcaaattcccactatctatttacatatggtagtgtgtaaGTTTCCATACTATTCTGTCCTATATTATCTTAATTGATCTTCTCTATAAAACAAATGGATCAGTTAGGAAGTAATTTCCTATGTCGTCCAGGAAATCCAGGTTGTCTTTTTGAAACTGGCATAAGCTCCATGGCTTGAGCAGATTTTTAGTCAATCACTagtaaatactgaaaatatttgttgatgaatATGATCTTCATAGAACTTAATATCCAGGGGGTAAAGGTAAAGTTTTTGTTACTAAAGTATAAGATTAAACAGATATTGATATACAAATCTACTTATGTAAAATCAGGCTTGTCTCTCTTACAATGGAAACTATAACAGATACTCCCTTTGGGGCAAAGACAAAAAACATGAAGGTCCCTTAATATTCAGGCAAATGCCTCCCCTCTTAAAATGAAGGAACTTTCACACAGGGAAAGGAAGGACAAATACTGACAGTTCTACCTTGTCATATATATGCTCTTAAACACTATTTTTGCAAAAGGAAAACctgactttaaatttttatatcttaCAGACTCTGTTAAACTGCAGTTTCCCATAAGGAAgtagttctttttgtttgtttgtttcaggaaTATTAACAAAGAATCttgcaaatttatattttatccgAAAACAGTTTCACTTTTACAACCTCCCAAACACAGTTCCATTTCAAATACATCATTTTCTATAGTTATCTGACTCTAATATTACATCCTCAAGACAGAACcttaagaattttataatttgtattggTTGCATAGTTGTAAAAGTTCACTGTAACTCTTTTGCTGTCATCCCTATTACTTAACTATAACCATGTTCCTTGTTTTAACAGATGAAATAAATGATAGAAATCAGCCCAAGGTCACCTAAGAGAGCCAGAGAAccagttagaactgaacacaCCTGATTTCTATTCACTCACCTaattcactgagccacctgatcGTTCCAAAAGCCCCAAACTAAACTATTTCTCCCTTAAAGGAAAAAGCtccccttttattattttaaaaaacttctttcCTCAAGCATTTCCATGATAGCCTGTCATGAAGTCAAATCTAAAATGAAAACTTCCCAGAATTTCACAAA
This genomic window contains:
- the NR3C2 gene encoding mineralocorticoid receptor isoform X5 gives rise to the protein METKGYHSLPEGLEMERRWGQLSQPAERPALGPVPTEQPDESNYMEIVDLRCVSGAIPNSSTQGSSKEKHELLPCLQQDNSRSGILPSDIKTELESKELSATVAESMGLYMDSVREADYAYDQQNPQGSGSPAKMYQNVEQLVKFYKENGHRPSTLGGASRPLRSFLPDSGGSVNGGVMRNVVKSPILGHEKGPAVCSPLTLSSSGCSPASISCVSSTSAGFGSFPVHSPIAQGTPLPCSPNVETRGSRSHSPAHASNVGSPLSSPLSSMKSPISSPPSHCSVKSPVSSPNNVTLRSCVSSPANINNSRCSVSSPSNTNNRSTLSSPAASTVGSICSPGSTAFSYTASGTPLGSSAARDVVPSPDTQEKGAQEVPFPKTEETENAISHGVAGQLNIIQYIKPEPDGAFSSSCLGGNSKINSDSPFSVPIKQESTKHSCSGPSFKGNPAINPFPFMDGSYFSFMDDKDYYSLSGILGPPVPGFDGNCEGSGFPMGIKQEPDDGSFYPEASIPPSAIVGVNSGGQSFHYRIGAQGTISLSRSARDQSFQHLSSFPPVNTLVESWKSHSDLSSRRSDGYPVLEYIPENVSSSTLRSVSTGSSRPSKICLVCGDEASGCHYGVVTCGSCKVFFKRAVEGKCSWQHNYLCAGRNDCIIDKIRRKNCPACRLQKCLQAGMNLGARKSKKLGKLKGLHEEQAQQPPPPPPPPQSPEEGTTYIAPAQEPSVNSALVPQLSTISRALTPSPSMILETIEPEIVYAGYDGSKPDTAENLLSTLNRLAGKQMIQVVKWAKVLPGFKNLPLEDQITLIQYSWMCLSSFALSWRSYKHTNSQYLYFAPDLVFNEEKMHQSAMYELCQGMHQISLQFVRLQLTFEEYTVMKVLLLLSTIPKDGLKSQAAFEEMRTNYIKELRKMVTKCPSNSGQSWQRFYQLTKLLDSMHDPCTYRPSRLLTVACPPPPTLCAWGRRQDGAS